A region of the Brachybacterium sacelli genome:
CCCTACGCGTCCGACGCCATCCGCCACATCCGCCTGTCGACGGCGACGCTGCCGCTGGCCACCCCGATCTCCGACGCGAAGGTCTTCACCGGCCGGCAGCGGCCGATGACCGAGGTGGTCTTCCTGTTCGCCGAGATCACCACGGAGCAGGGACACGAGGGTCTGGGATTCAGCTACTCCAAGCGGGCCGGCGGACCTGCCCAGTACGCGCATGCGAAGGAGGTCGCCCAGGTCGCGCTCGGTGAGGATCCCAGCGACATCGCCAAGCTCTACACCAAGCTGCTCTGGGCCGGGGCGTCCGTCGGCCGCTCCGGGGTCGCCACCCAGGCCCTCGCCGCGCTCGACATCGCGCTGTACGACCTCAAGGCGAAGCGTGCGGGCCTGCCGCTGGCGAAGCTGCTCGGCGCCCACCGCGACAGCGTGCGCACCTACGACACCTCCGGGGGCTTCCTGCACGCCTCCCTCGAGGAGGTGCGCGAGCGTGCGGACCGCTCCCTCGCCGAGGGCATCGGCGGCATCAAGATCAAGGTCGGCCTGCCCGACGGTGCCGAGGACCTGCGCCGCGTGGCCGCCGTCCGTGAGCACCTGGGGGACGCGGTGCCGCTGATGGTCGACGCGAACCAGCAGTGGGACCGCCGCACCGCGCTGCGCATGGGCCGCCGGCTGGAGGAGTTCGACCTGGTCTGGATCGAGGAGCCGCTGGATGCCGACGACGCCGAGGGCCATGCCGCCCTGGCCGGCACGCTCGACACCCCGATCGCGACCGGCGAGATGCTCGCCTCCGTCGCCGAGCACGAGCGCCTCATCAGCGCGCGGGCCTGTGACGTGATCCAGCCCGACGCCCCGCGCGTCGGCGGCATCACGCCGTTCCTGAAGCTCGCCACCCTCGCCGACCACGCGGGACTCGACCTCGCGCCGCACTTCGCCATGGAGATCCACCTGCACCTGGCCGCGGCCTACCCCCGCGAGACCTGGGTCGAGCACTTCGACTGGCTGGACCCGCTGTTCGAGGAGCGGCTCGAGACCCGTGACGGGCGCATGCTGGTCCCCGACCGCCCCGGCCTCGGCGTCACCCTCTCCGAGCAGGCGCGGGCCTGGACCACGGAGTCCGTCGCGTTCGGCACCGCCTGACCATGACCGCGCACCGCACCGCGGACCTCGTCGCCGCCCTGCGCCGCCGTATCGTCGACGGCGAGATCGCCCCCGGCGAGAAGCTGCCCAGCGAGAACCAGCTGATCGCGGCCCACGGGGTGAGCCGCACGGTGGTCCGTGAGGCCGTGACCCGCCTGCAGGCCGAGGGCCTGGTGCGCACCCGCCGCGGCGCCGGCAGCTTCGCCCTCACCCCGCCCGCCGAGCAGGGGAGCGGCTGGCCGGCCCGGCCGGTGCGCACGGTGGCGGAGCGGCGTGCCCTGCTCGAGCTGCGGACCGGCCTCGAGTCCGAGGCCGCCTCCCTCGCCGCTGTCCGCCGCACCGCGGCCGACCTGGCGGCGATGGGGGACGCCCTCGCGCGTTTCGAGGACTCCGCCGGCGCCCCGGCCGCCGCGCTCGAGCACGACTTCGCCTTCCACCGCGCCGTCGCGGAGGCCGCCGGGAACCCCCTGCTGCTGGAGCTGATCGATGCCCTCGGCCCCGCGATGATCGCGATGCCGCGCCACCGCCTCGACCCCGCAGGTGCCGACGGCGCGGGCGGTGGCCGGGGGAGCGGCGCGGTCGGTCACGAGCACGCCGCCGTCCTCACGGCGATCACCGCGGGCGACGCCCAGGCGGCGGCCGCGGCGATGCGCACGCACCTGGCCGGCTCCCGGCGACGGCTCGACGGGAAGTGACCTCGGGTCTACGCCGGGAACTTCGCCGCCAGCACCGGCCGGTCGGCCTGCAGCAGGATCCGCTGCGCCGTCGAGCCCATGATGAACTTGCCCACCTGGGTGCGGTTGCGGACGCCGATCACGATCAGGGATACCTCGCGCTCGGCGGCCAGGGCGAGGATCGCCTCGGCCAGGTTGTCCCCGTGGTGCAGGCGGTGCAGCTCCAGCTCCACACCGGCGGCGCGGACCTGCTCGCGCAGCCGGTCGCGGTCCGCCTCGGTGGCGGTCGACTGGTCGACCGCGACGCCCTCACGGCGGGAGTTGACGATCAGCAGGTCCTCTCCCCGCAGACGTGCCTGCTCGATCCCCAGGGTCACGGCGGCGTCGCCGACCGGGGTCGGCGCGTAGGCGATCAGGATGGTCATACGTTCTCCTTGGCACGGTCCTCGGCCCCCGCGGGAGCGTCGGAGGAGGTGGACGGGGTGCGCCGGCGGGATGCCGACCGGATGATCGGCAGCACCGCGACCAGCACGAAGACCGCCAGCAGCGCCCCCGAGATCGGGCGGGTGACGAAGCCGGAGAGATCTCCGCCCAGGACCAGCAGCGAGCGCCGCAGGTTCGACTCCAGCAGGGCGCCGAGCACGAAGGCGAGCACCAGCGGTCCCGGCTCGAAGTCGAACTTCTTCATCAGATAGCCGAGAGCGCCGAAGAGCACCACCAGCAGCACGTCGAACATGGAGTTGCGGACCGTGTAGGCACCCAGCAGCGTGATCAGTGCGGTGATCGGGGCCAGGATCGCTCCGCGCACCCGCAGGATGCGGACGAACAGGCCGACCAGCGGGATCGCCAGGATCAGCAGGATCAGGTTGCCGATGTACATCGAGTTCACGACGCCCCAGAACAGCTCCGGGTCGTCGTTGATCAGCTGCGGGCCGGGGGTGACGCCCTGGATCAGCAGGGCTCCGAAGATGACTGCCATGGTCGCGTTGGCGGGGATGCCGAGCGTCAGCAGCGGGATGAAGGAGCTGGTGGCAGCTGCATTGTTGGCCGATTCCGGGGCGGCGACGCCTTCGACGGCGCCGCGCCCGAAGCGCTCGGGATGCTTGTCGCGCTTCTTCTCCATGGCGTAGGCGGCCATGGACGAGATGGTGGCGCCGCCGCCGGGCAGGATCCCCAGGAAGAAGCCGAGCACCGAGCCACGGCCGACGGGGGCCACCGACGCCTTCAGGTCCGACCGCGTGGGCCAGACGTTCTCGACGGCGATCGGCGCCTGCGCGAGCCGATGGCGCTCCTCCATGGTGGCGAGGATCTCGCCGACGCCGAAGAGCCCCATCGCGACCGTCACGAAGCTGATGCCGTCGGCCAGGGCCAGGTTGTCGAAGGTGAAGCGCTCCGCACCGGTGAAGGTGTCGCGGCCGACGGTGGCCAGCAGTAGCCCGACGGAGGCGGCGATCATCGCCTTGAGCTTCGAGCCGCTGCTGATGGTGGCGACCAGCAGGATGCCGACCAGCGCCAGGGCGGTGTACTCGGGCGGGCCGAAGTCGAGGGCGAAGCCGGCGACCAGCGGAGCGAGCAGAGACAGCCCGATGATGGAGACGGTGCCGCCGACGAACGAGGCGATCGCCGCCACGCCGAGGGCGGTGCCGGCCCGGCCCTGCGTGGCCAGGGCGTAGCCGTCGAAGGTGGTGACCACGGTGCTGGCCTCGCCGGGCAGTCGCAGCAGCACCGAGGTGATGGTGCCGCCGTACTGGGCGCCGTAGAAGATGCCGGCGAGCAGGATGATCGCGGTCACCGGCTCGACGCCGTAGGTCAGCGGCAGCAGGATCGCGATCGTCGCCGCGGGGCCGAGGCCCGGCAGGACGCCGACCAGCATGCCGATCACGACACCCAGCAGGCAGTACAGCAGGTTGGTGGGGTCCGCGACGACGCCGAAGCCGTCGAGCACGGGTTGCAGGAAATTCACAGGGGTGCCTCCCGGTCGGCGGTCAGAACAGGTGGGGGATGGAGGTGCCCAGCGCCGCGATGAAGATCAGGTAGAAGACGAGGGGGATCAGGACGGCGCCGAGGATCGAGGACCGCCAGGACTCCCCGCCGAGGACCTTCAGCCAGAGGAAGCACAGCAGCGCGGCGGGGATCTCGAAGCCGATCACCGGCATCAGCGCCACCATCCCCAGCAGGGACACGAAGCCGACGACGGGGATCAGCGAGGCTCGTGTGAAGCGCTCACCGCCGCTCCCGCGGCGGCCGACCAGGAGCTGGGCGAGAGCCAGCACGGCGATCACGACGCTGATCACGAACGGCCAGGTGCCGGGTTCGGGCCGGGCGGGCGATCCCAGTCCCAGCGAGAACGCACCCACGATCCCGAAGGCCGCGAGGGCGAGCGCTGTCAGCGAGGCAACGAGGTTGGCGCCCGGCCCTGCCGGCAGCGCGGCCGGCTCCTCGTGGTCGACGCTCTCGGTCGGCGGGTCGGGGGCCCGGTCGGTGGTCGAGGTCATGGTGCGGCTCTTCTCCGTGCGCCTGGGGTGGGTGGGTGGACGGGCAGCGCTCTCATTCGGCGGCGAGCGAGATGCCGTGCTCCTCGGTCAGCTCGCGGTACCGCGCGGCCAGATCGTTCCAGGTGGCCACGACCTCTTCACCGGGGATCCCTGTAGGGGTGAACATGTTCTTCTCGTTGAACTCCCGGTAGGTGTCCATCCCGATCGTCGCGTCGATGCCCGCGATGAGCGCCGACTTGACCTCCTCGTCGAGTCCCTTGGGGGCCGCGATCGCCCGGAACTGGGAGACCGGGACCTCGTAGCCCGACTCGATCGCGGTGGGAGCGTCGGGCAGGTAGGTGTTGCGCTCCTGCGAGAAGACGACGATCGGGACGACGGTGCCGCCGTCGATCTGCGGCTTCGCCTCACCCAGCTGGATGGTGGCGACCTGGACCTGGTTGCCCATCACGGCGGTCAGCGCCGGCGAGCCGGAGTCGAAGGGGACTTCGCTGCCGGTGATGCCGGCCTGCGCGAACAGGATCGCCTGGGACAGCTGCGAGCCGGTGCCGACGCCGGTCGTGCCCATGGTGAGCTCGCCCTCGGCGGCTTTGAGGTCCTCCAGGCTCGTGAAGCCCGAGTCGGCGCTGGCGACCAGGACGTAGTCGTCCTGCGAGAGGCCCTTGAGCACGTCCAGCTCCTCCAGTGCCGGGACCTGGTCCTCCCCGAGCGCGAGCGGGGTGATGGTGATCAGGGAAGCGTTGAGCAGGATCAGGTTCTGGCCGTCCGGTGCCATGCCGATGACCTCCTGCGTCGCGAGCGCGCCGTTGGCGCCCGGGCTGTTGACCACGGGCACGGAGACGCCGAGCTCGGTGGCGAGACCCTCCGCGGTGGTGCGCGCGATACGGTCGGTCGACCCGCCCGCGGCCTGGCCCACGTGCAGGGTGACGGGGCCGGCGGGGAAGCTGCCGCCCCCGGCGCCGCTCTCGGCGCCGCCGTCGCTGGTCCCGGACTCGGCCCCGAGGTTCCCGCCGCAGGCCGCGAGGGCGAACGCGGTCGCGGTGGCGGCGG
Encoded here:
- a CDS encoding tripartite tricarboxylate transporter substrate binding protein; this encodes MIPTPNRRLVLGLSAATATAFALAACGGNLGAESGTSDGGAESGAGGGSFPAGPVTLHVGQAAGGSTDRIARTTAEGLATELGVSVPVVNSPGANGALATQEVIGMAPDGQNLILLNASLITITPLALGEDQVPALEELDVLKGLSQDDYVLVASADSGFTSLEDLKAAEGELTMGTTGVGTGSQLSQAILFAQAGITGSEVPFDSGSPALTAVMGNQVQVATIQLGEAKPQIDGGTVVPIVVFSQERNTYLPDAPTAIESGYEVPVSQFRAIAAPKGLDEEVKSALIAGIDATIGMDTYREFNEKNMFTPTGIPGEEVVATWNDLAARYRELTEEHGISLAAE
- a CDS encoding FadR/GntR family transcriptional regulator yields the protein MTAHRTADLVAALRRRIVDGEIAPGEKLPSENQLIAAHGVSRTVVREAVTRLQAEGLVRTRRGAGSFALTPPAEQGSGWPARPVRTVAERRALLELRTGLESEAASLAAVRRTAADLAAMGDALARFEDSAGAPAAALEHDFAFHRAVAEAAGNPLLLELIDALGPAMIAMPRHRLDPAGADGAGGGRGSGAVGHEHAAVLTAITAGDAQAAAAAMRTHLAGSRRRLDGK
- a CDS encoding tripartite tricarboxylate transporter TctB family protein, with protein sequence MTSTTDRAPDPPTESVDHEEPAALPAGPGANLVASLTALALAAFGIVGAFSLGLGSPARPEPGTWPFVISVVIAVLALAQLLVGRRGSGGERFTRASLIPVVGFVSLLGMVALMPVIGFEIPAALLCFLWLKVLGGESWRSSILGAVLIPLVFYLIFIAALGTSIPHLF
- a CDS encoding universal stress protein; this encodes MTILIAYAPTPVGDAAVTLGIEQARLRGEDLLIVNSRREGVAVDQSTATEADRDRLREQVRAAGVELELHRLHHGDNLAEAILALAAEREVSLIVIGVRNRTQVGKFIMGSTAQRILLQADRPVLAAKFPA
- a CDS encoding L-talarate/galactarate dehydratase; protein product: MPYASDAIRHIRLSTATLPLATPISDAKVFTGRQRPMTEVVFLFAEITTEQGHEGLGFSYSKRAGGPAQYAHAKEVAQVALGEDPSDIAKLYTKLLWAGASVGRSGVATQALAALDIALYDLKAKRAGLPLAKLLGAHRDSVRTYDTSGGFLHASLEEVRERADRSLAEGIGGIKIKVGLPDGAEDLRRVAAVREHLGDAVPLMVDANQQWDRRTALRMGRRLEEFDLVWIEEPLDADDAEGHAALAGTLDTPIATGEMLASVAEHERLISARACDVIQPDAPRVGGITPFLKLATLADHAGLDLAPHFAMEIHLHLAAAYPRETWVEHFDWLDPLFEERLETRDGRMLVPDRPGLGVTLSEQARAWTTESVAFGTA
- a CDS encoding tripartite tricarboxylate transporter permease; this encodes MNFLQPVLDGFGVVADPTNLLYCLLGVVIGMLVGVLPGLGPAATIAILLPLTYGVEPVTAIILLAGIFYGAQYGGTITSVLLRLPGEASTVVTTFDGYALATQGRAGTALGVAAIASFVGGTVSIIGLSLLAPLVAGFALDFGPPEYTALALVGILLVATISSGSKLKAMIAASVGLLLATVGRDTFTGAERFTFDNLALADGISFVTVAMGLFGVGEILATMEERHRLAQAPIAVENVWPTRSDLKASVAPVGRGSVLGFFLGILPGGGATISSMAAYAMEKKRDKHPERFGRGAVEGVAAPESANNAAATSSFIPLLTLGIPANATMAVIFGALLIQGVTPGPQLINDDPELFWGVVNSMYIGNLILLILAIPLVGLFVRILRVRGAILAPITALITLLGAYTVRNSMFDVLLVVLFGALGYLMKKFDFEPGPLVLAFVLGALLESNLRRSLLVLGGDLSGFVTRPISGALLAVFVLVAVLPIIRSASRRRTPSTSSDAPAGAEDRAKENV